The Herbaspirillum sp. RTI4 genome has a segment encoding these proteins:
- the rpsF gene encoding 30S ribosomal protein S6 has translation MRHYEIVFIVHPDQSEQVPAMIERYKGIVTTRGGQVHRVEDWGRRQLAYQIQKLAKAHYVCLNIEVDAETLTEIETGFKFNDAVLRHLTVKLKKAETTPSPIMKATQKEDAGKSSRSEAPAA, from the coding sequence ATGCGTCATTATGAAATCGTATTTATCGTCCATCCGGATCAGAGCGAGCAAGTGCCTGCGATGATCGAGCGTTACAAGGGCATCGTCACTACCCGTGGCGGCCAGGTACATCGCGTTGAGGATTGGGGCCGTCGGCAACTGGCGTATCAAATCCAGAAGCTGGCAAAAGCACATTATGTCTGTCTGAACATCGAAGTCGACGCCGAAACGCTGACTGAAATCGAAACAGGCTTCAAATTTAACGATGCTGTCTTGCGTCATCTGACCGTCAAGTTGAAGAAGGCTGAAACAACGCCGTCTCCAATCATGAAGGCGACTCAGAAAGAAGATGCAGGCAAGAGCTCGCGTAGCGAAGCACCCGCAGCGTAA
- a CDS encoding inorganic phosphate transporter → MHTVQISIYILGFLIVLALLFDFMNGFHDAANAIATVVSTGVLKPQTAVAMAAFFNFVAVLVFHQLNVAASVGKDTIDPMVVDQYVIFGALVGAIFWNLVTWYYGIPSSSSHALIGGLVGAAVAKAGTGALIGSGLIKVVLFIVLSPLLGFLLGSLMMLLVSWVFVRATPRKIDSWFRRAQLVSASMYSLGHGGNDAQKTIGIIWMLLIATGHSGADTPPLWVIIACYCAISCGTLFGGWRIVKTMGQRITKLKPVGGFCAETGGAITLFIATWLGVPVSTTHTITGAIVGVGAARKMSAVRWGVAGTIVWAWIFTIPAAAFVAALAWWIGTKIL, encoded by the coding sequence ATGCACACTGTTCAGATCAGTATCTATATCCTCGGCTTTTTGATTGTGTTGGCCTTGCTGTTCGATTTTATGAACGGCTTTCACGATGCTGCCAATGCGATTGCCACCGTCGTATCGACCGGAGTATTGAAGCCGCAGACGGCGGTTGCGATGGCTGCTTTTTTCAACTTCGTTGCTGTCCTCGTATTCCATCAACTCAATGTTGCGGCCTCGGTGGGCAAGGACACGATTGACCCTATGGTGGTCGATCAGTACGTGATCTTCGGCGCGCTGGTCGGTGCCATTTTCTGGAATCTGGTGACCTGGTATTACGGCATTCCCTCCTCCTCTTCGCACGCGTTGATTGGCGGGCTGGTCGGCGCTGCCGTGGCAAAAGCCGGTACCGGTGCCTTGATTGGATCCGGTCTGATTAAGGTGGTCCTTTTTATTGTGCTGTCGCCGCTCCTGGGATTTTTACTCGGCTCGCTCATGATGCTGCTGGTGTCCTGGGTCTTCGTGCGTGCCACGCCGCGCAAGATCGATAGCTGGTTCCGGCGCGCGCAACTGGTTTCGGCATCCATGTACAGTCTGGGACATGGCGGTAACGATGCGCAAAAAACCATCGGCATTATCTGGATGTTACTGATTGCGACAGGCCATTCGGGAGCTGATACACCGCCGCTGTGGGTCATCATCGCCTGCTACTGCGCGATCAGTTGCGGCACGCTGTTCGGCGGCTGGCGCATTGTCAAGACCATGGGGCAGCGGATTACCAAGCTCAAGCCGGTCGGTGGCTTTTGCGCTGAAACCGGGGGCGCGATTACTTTGTTCATCGCCACCTGGCTGGGTGTCCCGGTATCGACCACGCATACCATTACCGGCGCTATCGTGGGCGTAGGAGCGGCACGCAAGATGTCGGCGGTACGCTGGGGTGTGGCCGGCACGATCGTCTGGGCCTGGATTTTCACCATTCCGGCGGCGGCGTTTGTTGCTGCGCTGGCCTGGTGGATTGGTACCAAAATATTGTAG
- the lexA gene encoding transcriptional repressor LexA produces MIKLTARQQQILDLIKEAIENTGFPPTRAEIATELGFRSANAAEEHLQALARKGAIELSPGMSRGIRLRSSDTLASSQSGRQLVLPHPALMQLNLPLVGRVAAGSPILAQEHIEASYQVDPALFSAKPDYLLKVRGMSMRDAGILEGDLLAVKKSATARNGQIVVARLGDDVTVKRYRKTGSAIELIPENPDFQTLHVTTGETGFALEGLVVGLLRSWH; encoded by the coding sequence ATGATCAAACTGACCGCCCGCCAGCAGCAAATCCTCGACCTGATTAAAGAGGCCATAGAAAACACCGGATTCCCGCCCACCCGAGCGGAAATCGCCACGGAACTAGGGTTCCGCTCCGCCAATGCCGCCGAAGAGCATCTACAAGCACTGGCACGCAAGGGGGCCATTGAACTGTCGCCCGGCATGTCACGCGGGATACGCTTACGAAGTAGCGACACCCTTGCCTCCTCGCAAAGCGGCAGGCAACTGGTATTGCCGCATCCGGCATTGATGCAACTGAATTTGCCGCTGGTCGGACGCGTCGCCGCAGGTTCGCCCATCCTGGCGCAGGAACATATTGAAGCCAGCTATCAGGTCGATCCCGCCTTGTTTTCCGCGAAACCAGACTATTTGCTGAAAGTTCGCGGCATGTCGATGCGTGATGCCGGCATTCTTGAGGGCGATTTGCTCGCAGTCAAAAAAAGCGCCACGGCACGCAACGGACAAATCGTCGTGGCAAGGCTGGGCGACGATGTCACCGTCAAGCGCTATCGAAAAACCGGCAGCGCCATTGAACTCATTCCCGAAAATCCTGATTTCCAGACGCTACACGTGACCACAGGAGAAACCGGCTTCGCGCTCGAAGGCCTGGTCGTCGGCCTGCTGCGTAGCTGGCATTAG
- the priB gene encoding primosomal replication protein N, translating to MSQEPTQGLNRFELIATIVERDVLRYTPAGIPIVAAKLLHSSEQREAGVVRLIEFEMPAQAAGEISGRVNQAELGKSFHFSGFLARKHRNSKSLVFHIVEFEDCSLPNL from the coding sequence TTGAGCCAAGAACCGACTCAAGGATTAAACCGGTTTGAACTGATTGCCACCATCGTAGAGCGCGACGTACTGCGTTATACACCCGCCGGCATCCCCATCGTGGCAGCGAAACTGCTCCACAGTTCGGAGCAGCGCGAGGCAGGGGTGGTTCGATTGATCGAATTTGAAATGCCGGCGCAGGCTGCGGGCGAAATTTCAGGTCGAGTCAATCAGGCCGAACTAGGTAAATCTTTTCACTTCAGTGGCTTTCTGGCGCGCAAGCATCGCAATAGCAAGAGCCTCGTGTTTCACATCGTTGAGTTCGAGGACTGTTCGTTACCAAATTTATAA
- a CDS encoding replicative DNA helicase, whose amino-acid sequence MNVSPDPQFESLKVPPHSIESEQSVLGGLLLDNAAWDRIADFVNADDFYRYDHRIIFQHIVKLINATKPADVITVFEALTSTGKAEEVGGISYLNALAQNTPSAANIRRYAEIVRDRGVLRKLITVADEISGNAFNPQGKEVKQMLDEAESKIFAIAEEGSRGTQGFQEIQPLLTQVVERIDELYNRDSTSDITGVPTGFADLDRMTSGLQPGDLIIVAGRPSMGKTAFSLNIGETVAIESGLPVAVFSMEMGGTQLAMRMLGSVGRLDQHRLRTGRLVDEDWPRLTHAIQKMNDAQLFIDETPALNSIELRARSRRLARQCGKLGLIIIDYLQLMSANSSGENRATEISEISRSLKGLAKELNCPVIALSQLNRSLEQRPNKRPVMSDLRESGAIEQDADVILFIYRDEVYNPDSQDKGTAEIIIGKQRNGPIGSVRLTFHGQFTKFDNYSGGLASPYGGD is encoded by the coding sequence ATGAACGTATCCCCCGACCCGCAGTTTGAATCACTCAAAGTTCCCCCGCATTCCATAGAGTCAGAGCAATCCGTTCTGGGTGGCCTGCTGCTCGACAATGCCGCCTGGGACCGCATCGCCGACTTCGTCAATGCCGACGATTTTTATCGCTACGATCACCGCATCATCTTTCAGCATATCGTCAAACTGATTAATGCCACCAAGCCGGCCGACGTCATTACCGTGTTTGAAGCGCTGACCAGTACGGGCAAGGCGGAAGAAGTCGGTGGCATTTCCTACCTGAATGCGCTGGCTCAAAATACCCCTTCGGCCGCCAATATCCGGCGCTATGCAGAAATCGTCCGCGATCGCGGCGTGCTGCGCAAGCTGATTACGGTTGCCGATGAAATTTCCGGTAATGCGTTCAATCCGCAAGGCAAGGAAGTCAAGCAGATGCTGGACGAAGCCGAGTCCAAGATTTTTGCGATTGCCGAAGAGGGATCGCGCGGGACGCAGGGGTTTCAGGAAATTCAGCCCTTGCTCACGCAGGTGGTGGAGCGTATCGACGAGTTATATAACCGCGACAGCACCAGCGATATCACCGGCGTACCGACCGGATTTGCCGATCTTGATCGCATGACTTCCGGCTTGCAGCCGGGCGATCTGATTATTGTCGCGGGTCGGCCATCGATGGGGAAAACAGCGTTTTCACTCAATATCGGTGAAACCGTCGCGATTGAAAGCGGCTTACCGGTCGCCGTGTTTTCGATGGAAATGGGCGGCACACAACTGGCCATGCGTATGCTCGGCTCAGTCGGTCGCCTCGATCAGCATCGTTTGCGTACGGGCCGTCTGGTGGATGAGGATTGGCCGCGCCTCACGCATGCCATACAAAAAATGAACGACGCCCAGTTATTCATTGACGAAACCCCCGCCCTGAACTCCATAGAATTGCGCGCCCGCTCGCGCCGCCTGGCGCGCCAATGCGGCAAGCTGGGTTTGATCATCATCGATTACCTGCAACTGATGTCCGCCAATTCCTCGGGCGAAAACCGCGCCACTGAAATTTCGGAAATTTCACGTAGCCTCAAGGGTTTGGCCAAGGAATTGAATTGCCCGGTGATCGCCTTGTCGCAGCTCAATCGCTCGCTGGAACAGCGTCCCAATAAACGGCCGGTCATGTCCGATTTGCGCGAATCAGGCGCGATCGAGCAGGATGCCGACGTCATTTTGTTTATTTACCGCGATGAAGTTTACAATCCCGATTCGCAGGATAAAGGCACGGCTGAAATCATCATCGGTAAGCAGCGGAATGGCCCGATTGGCAGCGTACGGCTGACTTTCCACGGTCAGTTCACCAAGTTCGACAACTATTCCGGCGGTCTGGCCTCGCCGTATGGTGGTGATTAA
- a CDS encoding DUF47 domain-containing protein produces the protein MFGRLMPTEGKFFDLFNQHAELGVKCAKEMVALMTNFDDLEIRVHAIESLEKQADKITHTAIDLLHKTFITPIDRDDIHQLITRMDDILDLLEDGAQTISLYDIKAITPEAKRLAELCLACAEKVQAAVMLLHNMDNAPKILAFCLEIDRLESDADHVMRAAMSKLFRDEPDVRTLIKLKAIYEILETVTDRCEDVANIIEGIIVENA, from the coding sequence ATGTTTGGACGTTTGATGCCGACAGAAGGTAAATTTTTTGATCTTTTCAATCAGCACGCCGAACTTGGCGTGAAATGCGCCAAGGAAATGGTCGCGTTGATGACCAATTTCGACGATCTGGAAATTCGGGTGCATGCCATTGAATCGCTGGAAAAGCAAGCTGACAAGATTACCCACACCGCCATCGACCTGCTGCACAAAACCTTCATTACCCCGATTGACCGCGATGACATTCACCAGCTGATCACCCGCATGGACGATATCCTCGATTTGCTGGAGGACGGCGCACAAACCATTTCCCTGTACGACATCAAGGCCATCACGCCGGAAGCAAAGCGTCTTGCAGAACTGTGCCTGGCGTGCGCTGAAAAAGTTCAGGCGGCCGTGATGCTATTGCACAACATGGACAACGCCCCCAAAATCCTCGCGTTTTGTCTGGAAATCGACCGACTCGAATCCGATGCCGATCATGTCATGCGCGCCGCCATGTCGAAGCTGTTCCGCGACGAACCGGATGTCCGTACGCTGATCAAGCTCAAGGCCATTTACGAGATACTGGAAACCGTGACCGATCGTTGCGAAGATGTTGCCAATATCATCGAAGGCATCATTGTCGAAAATGCCTGA
- the rpsR gene encoding 30S ribosomal protein S18, with protein MAFGKKFDKSKLKQKRQQQNPLFKRKKFCRFTAAGVEQVDYKDVDTLKDFVQENGKIMPARLTGTKAHYQRQVDTAIKRARFLALLPYTDLHHA; from the coding sequence ATGGCATTCGGCAAAAAATTCGACAAAAGTAAATTGAAGCAAAAGCGTCAACAGCAAAATCCATTGTTCAAGCGGAAGAAATTCTGCCGCTTCACCGCTGCCGGTGTGGAACAGGTCGATTACAAAGACGTGGATACGCTCAAGGACTTCGTTCAGGAAAACGGCAAGATCATGCCAGCACGCCTGACCGGTACTAAAGCCCATTATCAACGTCAGGTTGACACTGCAATCAAGCGCGCACGCTTCTTGGCTTTGCTGCCGTACACAGATCTGCACCACGCTTAA
- a CDS encoding tetratricopeptide repeat protein — protein sequence MSKRNKKPVVNPASKTTPEIQTLLTVRKVLDLVSEHKTAEARTLGESVIAKAPDLVFALHALGLVELQAKDYLRSEHWFRKAVELEPGNAEYLSNLGMAVLKQDRIDDAIRLFEQSIAIDEEHLPGRIGLADALHEKKDPNASIAYFEEAVRRAPTAAGPLSHLGKALIDAKRYKEAVEKLMQALQLQINFAPAHTNLGHAFQEMGMLEEALECHITALLLEPDNIYAINQKADTHTKLHDYENAYDLYKKVIALAPNDPNSYARLGSSYYDNEDRYDESIAMLKKALTIDPSHAITYNNIGVIMHDHGECEEALGHFETALKLKSNYMMARHNMCLVQLLAGDFVNGWANHEVRLELPERRYIYELALELFKVIPKWDGKASLKDKQILLMHEQGYGDSIQFLRYVPMLLERGARVALHVKDPLARLFASFPGKITLVRENDKLPAADFAYPIMSLPYGLGTTTPEEIPTFPSYLSASLNDSLHWGEKIRTMNLPKGTLRVGIVWAGNPEHGNDRRRSMPLENAAPLFDIPGVQFFSLQKGAPVAAMTALNSQNPVINLGDDFNDFADTAAAIDNLDLVISVDTSVLHLAGALGKRTWALLAYMPDWRWLQEREDSPWYPSMQLYRQPIAGDWAAVIARMETDLKALRDQRPA from the coding sequence ATGTCAAAGCGCAATAAGAAGCCTGTCGTCAACCCAGCCAGCAAAACCACACCAGAAATTCAAACTTTACTTACCGTAAGGAAAGTGCTGGATCTGGTCAGCGAACACAAGACTGCGGAAGCAAGAACGCTGGGCGAAAGCGTGATCGCCAAAGCGCCCGATCTGGTCTTCGCTCTTCATGCTCTGGGTCTGGTGGAATTGCAGGCCAAGGACTATCTCCGCTCAGAACACTGGTTCCGTAAGGCGGTTGAACTCGAACCCGGCAATGCCGAATACCTGTCCAATCTGGGCATGGCCGTCCTCAAGCAAGACCGTATCGACGATGCCATACGCCTGTTCGAGCAATCGATTGCCATTGACGAAGAACATTTGCCCGGTCGAATCGGACTGGCCGACGCCCTGCATGAGAAAAAAGATCCGAATGCCTCCATTGCCTATTTCGAGGAAGCTGTGCGGCGCGCACCGACTGCCGCCGGCCCCCTCTCCCATTTAGGCAAAGCGCTGATCGACGCCAAACGCTACAAGGAAGCCGTAGAAAAATTGATGCAGGCATTACAGCTTCAGATCAATTTTGCTCCCGCGCATACCAATCTGGGACACGCCTTCCAGGAAATGGGCATGCTTGAGGAAGCGCTCGAATGCCATATCACCGCCTTGCTGCTGGAGCCGGACAATATCTACGCCATCAATCAGAAGGCCGATACCCACACCAAACTGCATGATTACGAGAACGCCTACGACCTTTACAAGAAAGTCATCGCACTGGCACCGAACGATCCGAATAGCTACGCCCGTCTGGGTTCCAGCTATTACGATAACGAGGACCGATATGATGAGTCTATAGCGATGCTGAAAAAAGCATTAACTATCGATCCATCACACGCGATCACTTATAACAATATCGGCGTCATCATGCATGACCATGGTGAGTGCGAAGAAGCGCTAGGTCATTTCGAAACCGCCCTCAAACTCAAGTCCAATTACATGATGGCGCGCCACAATATGTGCCTGGTGCAACTGCTGGCAGGCGATTTCGTCAATGGCTGGGCCAATCATGAAGTACGGCTGGAACTCCCGGAGCGACGTTACATTTATGAACTGGCGCTCGAATTGTTCAAAGTCATTCCCAAGTGGGACGGCAAAGCCTCCCTGAAAGACAAACAAATCCTGTTGATGCATGAACAAGGCTACGGCGACAGTATTCAGTTTTTGCGTTATGTCCCTATGCTGCTTGAGCGTGGCGCGCGCGTGGCGCTGCACGTCAAGGATCCTCTGGCGCGTCTGTTTGCCTCGTTCCCAGGAAAAATCACGCTGGTCCGCGAAAATGACAAACTTCCGGCTGCCGATTTTGCCTATCCGATCATGAGTTTGCCGTATGGACTGGGCACAACGACGCCGGAAGAAATTCCGACCTTCCCCTCGTACCTGTCGGCCAGTCTCAACGACAGCCTGCACTGGGGCGAAAAAATCAGGACGATGAACCTGCCGAAGGGCACTTTGCGGGTAGGCATCGTCTGGGCCGGCAATCCGGAACACGGCAACGACAGACGCCGCTCCATGCCGCTGGAAAACGCAGCACCCTTGTTCGATATCCCGGGAGTTCAGTTCTTTTCCTTGCAAAAAGGAGCGCCGGTTGCCGCAATGACCGCGCTCAACAGCCAGAATCCGGTCATCAATCTGGGGGACGATTTCAACGATTTTGCCGATACCGCCGCCGCCATCGACAATCTCGACCTGGTCATCAGCGTCGACACCTCGGTATTGCATCTGGCCGGCGCGCTCGGCAAACGCACCTGGGCACTGCTGGCGTACATGCCGGACTGGCGCTGGTTGCAGGAACGTGAGGATTCCCCTTGGTATCCCAGCATGCAGCTCTATCGTCAGCCCATCGCAGGTGACTGGGCGGCGGTCATTGCCCGCATGGAAACCGATCTGAAAGCTTTGCGGGACCAGCGCCCCGCTTAA
- the rplI gene encoding 50S ribosomal protein L9, with the protein MQVILLEKVINLGALGEVVRVKDGYARNFLIPQRKARRATTTAVAEFEAKRADLEKAAAVKLVAAQEQGEKLNGVVVLIAQKSGVDGRLFGSVTNADIAAALTKQGFPVDKMQVRLAQGPLKIVGDHTVSVSLHTDVILDVTVTVSGQHA; encoded by the coding sequence ATGCAAGTTATTTTGTTAGAAAAAGTTATTAACCTGGGTGCCCTGGGTGAAGTCGTGCGCGTCAAAGACGGTTATGCACGCAATTTCCTGATCCCGCAGCGCAAAGCGCGCCGTGCCACTACTACTGCTGTTGCCGAGTTCGAAGCCAAGCGCGCCGATCTGGAAAAAGCAGCCGCAGTGAAGCTGGTTGCCGCGCAGGAACAGGGCGAGAAGCTCAACGGCGTGGTCGTACTGATCGCGCAAAAGTCGGGTGTGGATGGCCGTCTGTTTGGTTCCGTGACCAATGCTGACATCGCCGCTGCGCTGACCAAGCAAGGTTTCCCTGTGGACAAGATGCAAGTGCGTCTGGCACAAGGTCCACTGAAGATCGTTGGCGACCATACTGTCTCGGTGTCTTTGCACACTGACGTCATTCTGGACGTGACGGTGACAGTTTCTGGCCAGCACGCCTAA
- a CDS encoding flagellin: protein MASVINTNIASINTQRNLTMSQASLNTSIQRLSSGLRVNSAADDAAGLSISQRMDSQIKGLTVAQRNANDGISLAQTAQGSLSTVTNNLQRMRELAVQATNGSNSAQDRKTLNDEYTQLSSEVFRVLNSTNFNGQNLFTGVGSGASAGVASSSTHVSAALTLTFQVGANVVDHKNSDQISISLNDLSNNATIANVIGSSAKGLIGLGSTSAVTVKQTAYTSAKAAMDTLFASASSLTATALAASAVTLQTKIDSAKLSLDKAIAAPAAQSDAQKAIKNLDKAISLISSKQAEFGAIQNRLTAVITNMQTSSENITAAQSRIMDTDFAAETAKLTRAQILQQAGTAMLKQANSAPQSVLTLLQ from the coding sequence ATGGCATCAGTAATTAACACCAATATTGCGTCGATCAACACACAACGCAATTTGACAATGTCACAAGCCTCGTTGAACACTTCGATTCAACGTCTGTCTTCCGGTTTGCGCGTCAATAGCGCAGCGGATGATGCAGCGGGTTTGTCGATTTCCCAACGGATGGATTCCCAGATCAAGGGTCTGACTGTTGCGCAACGTAACGCGAACGATGGTATTTCGCTGGCGCAAACGGCTCAGGGCTCGCTCAGCACCGTGACAAACAACTTGCAACGTATGCGGGAACTGGCCGTGCAAGCAACCAACGGTTCGAACAGCGCACAAGATCGCAAGACGCTGAACGATGAATACACACAGTTGTCGTCGGAAGTTTTCCGCGTTCTGAATAGCACCAACTTCAACGGCCAAAACCTGTTCACTGGTGTCGGCTCAGGCGCCAGCGCCGGTGTTGCTTCTAGCTCGACACACGTGTCTGCTGCTCTGACCCTGACTTTCCAGGTCGGCGCCAACGTCGTCGATCACAAAAACTCCGATCAAATCAGCATCTCGCTGAACGATCTGTCGAACAACGCCACGATTGCCAACGTCATCGGTTCCAGCGCCAAGGGTTTGATCGGCCTGGGTTCCACCTCTGCCGTGACGGTCAAACAGACTGCTTACACATCGGCAAAAGCAGCAATGGATACCTTGTTCGCTAGCGCATCCTCGCTTACAGCCACTGCGCTGGCCGCATCGGCAGTCACGCTGCAAACGAAGATCGACAGCGCCAAACTGTCTCTGGATAAGGCAATTGCCGCACCAGCAGCACAAAGCGATGCACAAAAGGCGATCAAGAACCTGGATAAGGCGATTAGCCTGATCTCCTCGAAACAGGCTGAATTCGGCGCGATTCAAAACCGTCTGACCGCCGTGATCACCAACATGCAAACGTCGTCGGAAAACATCACTGCGGCGCAAAGTCGAATCATGGATACCGACTTCGCGGCGGAAACAGCTAAACTGACCCGAGCCCAGATTCTGCAACAAGCTGGTACGGCGATGTTGAAACAAGCCAACTCCGCACCGCAATCTGTGTTGACACTGCTGCAATAA
- a CDS encoding flagellar protein FlaG, translated as MSISALNASTSNDVTGYATQTPPPATTTPSGTAATAGATKPDPIVSTGAPTNANAAKPTASQIADAVSKLNDFAANAASDLNFSTDKDTGLTIVKVVDTATNKVIRQIPSEEAVSIAKSMDKLQGLLINHSA; from the coding sequence ATGTCTATTTCAGCCTTGAATGCCTCCACATCGAATGATGTGACAGGATATGCAACACAGACACCCCCACCAGCAACGACCACTCCAAGTGGTACTGCCGCTACAGCCGGCGCAACAAAACCTGATCCAATCGTTTCCACTGGCGCTCCGACCAATGCCAATGCCGCGAAGCCGACAGCCAGTCAAATCGCTGATGCCGTCAGCAAACTGAACGATTTCGCTGCCAATGCTGCGTCCGATCTGAATTTTTCGACAGACAAAGACACTGGCTTGACGATCGTGAAGGTAGTCGACACAGCAACCAATAAAGTCATCCGCCAGATTCCAAGCGAAGAGGCAGTATCGATTGCCAAATCGATGGATAAATTGCAAGGCTTGCTCATCAATCACAGCGCCTGA
- the fliD gene encoding flagellar filament capping protein FliD, which translates to MVTAAITSSGAGSGFDVAGTVSKLMAAENQAMTPLTNAASSFNSQISAYGQLKSAVTSFASSLTAMTSATFSAQQAVVTNSGTGTGVTTGAVTATVSSSSSVAAKGQILTSAGSSATGTATPYASGDSIAFKVGDNTTTFVTLTANSTMEMLRDKINAGNTGVSASIKTDSTGKHLVFESNTAGTANTVKITANGSLAGFAYDPANPTASTMKQTQAPQDQTTAASASYNIAVTQLAQAQKLQSSGFDSTASFSTGVMAIKTGTNSTTLIKPLTNTLAGIRDAINASTDTGLTASIVSDGTQNHLVLTSLLSGAANGTTITATGDFAKLAYPPASGSTAGNRMTLMTAAQDAKVTVDGVEVTSPSNTITTAISGVTLNATSVTTATDNLTLAITNNISSVQSSVSSFVSSYNSLQSTLATMTAYNATSKTGGALQGDSNVLAMMTQLRNTLTQAVTGGGSIATLSDIGVAFQKDGTLALDSGKLTTAMTANFSGINQLFTSTSGMVPLLSALTTNMLGTGGIIATKTDGLNSSLKSNSAQQTALQARLTVIQTNYTTQFNALDLTLANLQSTQSYLTAQLASLTTA; encoded by the coding sequence ATGGTTACAGCCGCAATCACCAGCTCCGGCGCAGGTTCAGGTTTCGACGTAGCAGGTACGGTCTCAAAATTGATGGCCGCCGAAAACCAGGCAATGACTCCGCTGACCAATGCGGCGAGTAGCTTCAATTCCCAAATTTCCGCCTACGGTCAGCTGAAAAGCGCCGTCACCAGCTTTGCCAGCAGCCTGACGGCCATGACCAGCGCCACCTTCAGCGCGCAACAAGCTGTCGTGACCAACTCAGGCACGGGTACTGGCGTCACCACCGGCGCAGTCACCGCTACCGTGAGTTCCAGTTCCAGTGTCGCGGCAAAGGGCCAGATTCTGACGTCCGCTGGCAGTTCAGCGACCGGAACGGCCACCCCCTACGCTAGCGGCGACAGTATCGCCTTCAAAGTGGGGGACAATACCACCACCTTCGTGACGTTGACCGCCAATTCGACGATGGAAATGCTGCGCGACAAAATCAACGCGGGCAATACCGGCGTGAGCGCCAGCATTAAGACCGACAGCACCGGCAAACATCTGGTATTCGAATCCAATACCGCCGGCACTGCAAACACTGTCAAAATTACCGCCAATGGCAGCCTGGCAGGATTTGCCTACGATCCTGCCAACCCAACTGCCAGCACCATGAAGCAGACGCAGGCGCCGCAAGATCAAACGACTGCGGCATCGGCTTCATATAACATTGCCGTGACGCAACTGGCGCAAGCGCAAAAACTGCAATCGTCAGGCTTTGACTCCACCGCCAGTTTCAGCACCGGCGTCATGGCGATCAAAACCGGCACCAACTCAACGACACTGATCAAGCCGCTCACCAATACCCTGGCCGGTATTCGGGATGCGATCAATGCCAGTACAGACACAGGGCTGACCGCCTCCATCGTCAGCGACGGCACGCAAAACCATCTCGTGCTGACCTCCTTGTTGAGCGGTGCAGCCAACGGTACCACCATCACCGCTACCGGCGACTTCGCCAAGCTGGCTTATCCGCCGGCCAGCGGCAGTACCGCCGGCAACCGTATGACCCTGATGACGGCAGCCCAAGATGCGAAAGTGACCGTTGACGGCGTCGAAGTCACCAGTCCGAGCAATACGATCACTACCGCTATTTCCGGTGTGACCCTCAATGCCACGAGCGTCACGACAGCAACTGACAATCTGACCCTGGCCATCACGAACAACATCTCCAGCGTACAATCAAGCGTTTCGAGCTTCGTCAGCAGCTACAACTCGCTCCAATCGACGTTAGCCACCATGACTGCCTACAATGCCACCAGCAAGACCGGTGGCGCCTTGCAGGGCGACTCCAATGTGTTAGCGATGATGACCCAGTTACGCAATACGCTGACACAGGCAGTCACCGGCGGAGGCTCTATCGCCACGCTCTCGGATATCGGCGTAGCGTTCCAGAAAGACGGCACACTTGCCCTGGATTCCGGAAAATTAACTACCGCAATGACGGCCAATTTTTCTGGCATCAACCAATTGTTCACCTCGACCAGCGGTATGGTGCCCCTGCTCAGCGCGCTCACAACCAATATGCTCGGCACCGGCGGCATCATCGCCACCAAAACTGACGGACTCAATTCCAGCCTGAAAAGCAATAGCGCTCAGCAAACGGCGCTGCAGGCCAGGTTAACCGTCATACAGACGAACTACACGACGCAATTTAATGCGCTGGACTTGACTCTGGCGAACTTGCAAAGCACCCAAAGCTATCTGACCGCACAGCTGGCATCGCTGACTACGGCCTAA